The Monomorium pharaonis isolate MP-MQ-018 chromosome 5, ASM1337386v2, whole genome shotgun sequence genome segment TGAACGTAAACAGTCTCTTGGATATGACTGGCATCCAGAATGTTTACGATGTGAAGAATGTGGAAAGCGATTGAATCCTGGGCAACATGCTGAGGTAACGCAAGTAAAActgttattatattcttttataaattatagaacaaTATAAATCAATGTGTGTGATTGTAATATATGTTCtgctactatattaaaatcagCACAAAGGCGTACCTTACTGCCATGTTCCTTGCTATGGAGCTCTATTTGGACCTCAACTATTTGGCCACGGCACAAGAGTGGAATCACATACGAGTTTTGGAAAAAAGGAGAGTCGACCATCTTTACCAAGGTAAATTCAAATctgatataatttacaatggcaaatataaatttttcattaagacaattatttctcattttagatatttagtAGTGTATTTAAGATAGTGTATTAAGCAGTATTAAAAtagtgtttaaattttataatttaacaacgaaacaactttatttttctttataatttaatgtttattactaaaaatttttatagtgaaTTTGAATGAACGTACTAATGTGCATTTATGCACTTAGATTGCTCTACAGTGACTTTAATGTGCACCAATATGCGTTAGTGCAGTTCAATTAAATTCACAATtaagtagaaaataaaaaaatctttgtttaaaataaaatagtataatcacatagaaaaaaaatgtttctctgaaaaaaataaatttaacattaacaattaaatataatgtaaaataatagtaataatagaaCAGAGAGTGGGCCTTAAACGAGACCTAATCTCTGGCACTCAGACTGACTCCATTGTGTCTCTTTGCTTATcagcatttatataatttttattaaaattaatatgtcataagttttcaaaatttgcgCTATAATcctagtataatataaatttcatccattatcacaaaattgtaacatttttatataaacaaatttgtttgaaaaactacaattttttCCACAGAAATACATTAGTTAATTTCCTTTTACCGTCTTAAAAATGCTAATGTTTTACTTATGTCATTTTTCTATCAACGGAGCGATATTTCTAAAGCGTCACATGTGCGACAGGTAGCTTAATTATCGAGTGGCAATGAAGAGATGGTAGACATTACATTAGTAATCAATACTTGAAACTGATGGACATTTAATTTTGAGCActgatttaaatctttttctaaaagtaaatatttttattagatcaCATTTGGAATCCAAGCTGAAAGTTTTTAATCAGTATTATGAAGGTAAAAGTGGAGGAATTCGAAGTCGCGAGGTAAAGactttttgaaacatttgtattaagattttattataaagaatgtTACAAACAAGTAATGATTTGAAATAGGTCAATGGAAGATTGATATTAGAAGGTGCATTGAGAATTTATTGGGGAGTCCGTGGCGTAATTCACCTGAAGGAAGATGATGATCAACGCACAGTGGTTACTGCACGAAATAGAAATTCATGCAGGCATAGTGTTTCTGAGGTTTGTCATTATTTACTTTAGATCCATTTGCACCAATTCAAATCTAATGCTTAgaactagaaaaagataaaaagtaagttaaactgagattaaagttaagttACATTAATGCCTTAGACTTTAACACACATAATAAtggtgtatttatttattggatTTAATTGTAGGATATTGAAGACGAAGATAAAATAGATGAACTATCTAAGAGCACGTCAGACAGTAGTGtggaaaataatgcaaaatctGCTCCAACATCGCCCGATCATTTAAAGAGCCTCACTCTACCCATGAAATTAGATGTCAAGAACATGGAATGGGATGAGCTGGACGAACTCCTAcaggtattatttttaacacttttaacattctttaatattacgaaTAGATAAACTTGAAAATATGATTGTAGGTTGAACGGAAGGTTGAGGATGGTAACAAATTATATCAGACGATGCCTGAAAATCTTCCATCAATAAGCTCACAATCCAGTGTGGATACACCACCACTCTCATCTCAATCAAGTCTCGATCGATCAGATTCCCGCGACAATTCAGAAACGAGCAGTCCCAATCATCAGACTACTAACCGAGATAATGACAGCAGCTTGAATAGTACGCCAACGCACAGCATAGACAGTTCTTCCAGTACAGACACTCCTGTTTGTAATTTAGGAGCTTCCAATCGAAATGGTACACTTCGAAGAGCAGAGTACTTTGACAATTTGGAGAAGAACACGAGCAATAAATCGATTAGCACGGACGACAGCTGGATCGAAAAAGGTCTAAATCGATCGTTATCCGGTCCTGATTGTCTTCAAAGACACAGAACTGACAGTGACACGGATTCGGTGAATTCTCTGCAATTCAGAGAGGACGACAACATGACTATGTCTACAGACAG includes the following:
- the LOC105833070 gene encoding ras association domain-containing protein 2, with protein sequence MWKCHKCGKPVYFAERKQSLGYDWHPECLRCEECGKRLNPGQHAEHKGVPYCHVPCYGALFGPQLFGHGTRVESHTSFGKKESRPSLPRSHLESKLKVFNQYYEGKSGGIRSREVNGRLILEGALRIYWGVRGVIHLKEDDDQRTVVTARNRNSCRHSVSEDIEDEDKIDELSKSTSDSSVENNAKSAPTSPDHLKSLTLPMKLDVKNMEWDELDELLQVERKVEDGNKLYQTMPENLPSISSQSSVDTPPLSSQSSLDRSDSRDNSETSSPNHQTTNRDNDSSLNSTPTHSIDSSSSTDTPVCNLGASNRNGTLRRAEYFDNLEKNTSNKSISTDDSWIEKGLNRSLSGPDCLQRHRTDSDTDSVNSLQFREDDNMTMSTDSGLELDGVVLRRKQGSTAIRRRPGGRRQSRSRLRRRCSINGHFYNRETSFFTPPHGSQMSVWVTSLVNTQEVINLMLDKYKVDAKSDNFALFVVRDNGEQRRLKDDEYPLEVRVVLGPHENVARLFLVDKLSTPEISSDVAQFLNLSLAECHGILQRYHYEEERQILMLKEKYKEMRKRIKQRMEELKVRL